A window of Aeromicrobium sp. A1-2 contains these coding sequences:
- a CDS encoding MarR family winged helix-turn-helix transcriptional regulator, translated as METTTATPWLTAEQQGVWRSFLGGTTALMDRLDRDLRTAHGLSMPEYEILVRLSEAPGRSIRMAELADAVGHSRSRVTHTIARLEREDIVVRGQCSDDGRGVSAVLTDHGLSTLEAAAHTHVQGVNDYLLDTAGAEDFAALGRVMQQVVEKLNGKGF; from the coding sequence ATGGAAACGACGACCGCCACGCCATGGCTGACCGCGGAGCAGCAGGGGGTCTGGCGCTCGTTCCTCGGCGGCACCACCGCGCTGATGGACCGCCTCGATCGTGATCTCCGCACCGCACACGGCCTGTCGATGCCGGAGTACGAGATCCTCGTACGGTTGTCCGAGGCGCCGGGCCGCTCGATCCGGATGGCTGAGCTGGCCGATGCAGTCGGCCACTCGCGCAGCCGCGTGACCCACACGATCGCGCGCCTCGAGCGCGAGGACATCGTCGTCCGTGGCCAGTGCTCTGACGACGGACGCGGCGTGTCGGCAGTCCTGACCGACCACGGCCTCAGCACCCTCGAGGCGGCGGCCCACACCCACGTGCAGGGAGTCAACGACTACCTGCTCGACACCGCTGGGGCCGAGGACTTCGCCGCCCTGGGTCGCGTCATGCAGCAGGTTGTCGAAAAGCTCAACGGCAAGGGCTTCTGA
- a CDS encoding peroxiredoxin-like family protein codes for MSILPTHTPPSLDLPLTGGGGTESLKLGSGQDGRFTLVVFYRGLHCPVCRKQLKELDRRIEDLNDAGVGRVIAVSMETEERSAKVVDEWHLQDLSVAYGLSEQSARDWGLFISTAIKEGEPATFSEPGMFVLDSDGSLFWSSVASMPFGRPAIDDVIAGLTFAQSNDYPARGTA; via the coding sequence ATGAGCATTCTTCCCACGCACACGCCGCCCAGCCTCGATCTCCCGCTCACGGGAGGGGGAGGCACCGAGAGCCTCAAGCTGGGCTCCGGTCAGGACGGTCGGTTCACCCTGGTGGTCTTCTACCGCGGCCTGCACTGCCCGGTCTGCCGCAAGCAGCTCAAGGAGCTCGATCGCCGGATCGAGGACCTCAACGATGCCGGCGTGGGTCGCGTGATCGCGGTCAGCATGGAGACCGAGGAGCGTAGTGCCAAGGTCGTGGACGAGTGGCACCTCCAGGACCTGTCGGTCGCGTACGGCCTGAGCGAGCAGTCGGCGCGCGACTGGGGCCTGTTCATCTCCACGGCGATCAAGGAGGGGGAGCCGGCCACGTTCAGCGAGCCGGGGATGTTCGTGCTGGACTCGGACGGCTCGCTGTTCTGGAGCAGCGTCGCGAGCATGCCGTTCGGTCGCCCCGCGATCGACGACGTCATCGCTGGACTGACCTTCGCGCAGAGCAACGACTACCCGGCTCGCGGCACGGCCTGA
- a CDS encoding acyl-CoA dehydrogenase family protein: MQRSIFHEDHEAFRASCAAFLAKHVEPHLEMYLEDKALPRDFWLTAGAEGYLALEIPEAFGGAEAGDFRFNAVWAEELSKLNAALASCAAIHSDIAVPYIVDLGTDEQKQRWLPGCAAGEIVTAIGMTEPGGGSDLAALRTTAVRDGDAWVINGSKTFITNGFSADLILTAVRTSPEKGAKGITLFGIEATDAGFSRGRKLDKVGQSEADTSELIFENVRLGDDRIIGEQDRGFIYMMERLPQERLTCAVSNVAHAKQILAETIQYAHDRQAFKQSIGSLQHNKFLLAELVTKIDVAEAYVDQVVLAHTQGNATATDAAKAKWWSSEIQNDVLDHCVQLHGGYGFMNEYRVARAWRDARVSKIWAGSNEIMKELIGRDLGF; the protein is encoded by the coding sequence TTGCAGCGATCGATCTTCCACGAGGACCACGAAGCATTCCGCGCATCGTGCGCCGCGTTCCTCGCCAAGCACGTGGAACCGCATCTTGAGATGTACCTGGAGGACAAGGCGCTCCCGCGCGACTTCTGGCTGACCGCGGGCGCCGAGGGGTATCTCGCGCTGGAGATCCCCGAGGCCTTCGGAGGCGCCGAGGCCGGCGACTTCCGGTTCAATGCGGTGTGGGCCGAAGAGCTCAGCAAGCTCAACGCCGCGCTCGCGTCCTGCGCGGCGATCCACTCCGACATCGCCGTGCCCTACATCGTGGACCTGGGCACCGACGAGCAGAAGCAGCGCTGGCTGCCCGGCTGTGCAGCGGGCGAGATCGTCACCGCGATCGGCATGACCGAGCCCGGCGGCGGCTCGGACCTGGCGGCGCTGCGGACCACTGCGGTCCGCGACGGCGACGCGTGGGTCATCAACGGCTCCAAGACCTTCATCACCAACGGCTTCTCGGCGGATCTGATCCTCACTGCGGTCCGCACATCGCCGGAGAAGGGGGCCAAGGGCATCACGCTGTTCGGCATCGAGGCGACCGATGCGGGATTCAGCCGCGGCCGCAAGCTCGACAAGGTCGGGCAGTCCGAGGCCGACACCTCTGAGCTGATCTTCGAGAACGTGCGCCTCGGCGACGACCGGATCATCGGTGAGCAGGACCGTGGCTTCATCTACATGATGGAGCGACTCCCGCAGGAGCGACTGACGTGCGCGGTGTCGAACGTCGCGCATGCCAAGCAGATCCTCGCCGAGACGATCCAGTACGCGCACGACCGGCAGGCGTTCAAGCAGTCGATCGGCAGCCTGCAGCACAACAAGTTCCTGCTCGCCGAGCTGGTGACCAAGATCGACGTCGCCGAGGCGTACGTCGACCAGGTCGTGCTGGCCCACACGCAGGGCAACGCGACCGCGACCGACGCCGCCAAGGCGAAGTGGTGGTCCTCGGAGATCCAGAACGATGTGCTCGACCACTGCGTGCAGCTGCACGGCGGATATGGCTTCATGAACGAGTACCGTGTCGCCCGCGCCTGGCGCGACGCTAGGGTCAGCAAGATCTGGGCTGGATCCAACGAGATCATGAAAGAGCTCATCGGTCGCGACCTCGGATTCTGA
- a CDS encoding YceI family protein: MTTATAVTTGTWTLDPTHTEIGFTVRHLIGKVRGKFTGFEGAVVTAEDLSASSVTVEVDLSTIDTGTAGRDEHLRSADFFGVESSPTMTFVSTGVVQKSATDFVVTGDLTIRGISKSVELATEFLGEGGDPWGGTRVGVEATTQISRKEFGIDFNMPVEGSDKLMIGDKISIHINAEAVLQA; the protein is encoded by the coding sequence ATGACCACAGCTACCGCAGTCACCACCGGCACCTGGACACTGGACCCGACGCACACCGAGATCGGCTTCACGGTCCGCCACCTGATCGGCAAGGTTCGTGGCAAGTTCACCGGCTTCGAGGGCGCTGTCGTCACGGCCGAGGACCTGAGCGCGTCATCGGTCACGGTCGAGGTCGACCTCAGCACGATCGACACCGGCACTGCCGGCCGCGACGAGCACCTGCGCTCGGCGGACTTCTTCGGCGTCGAGAGCAGCCCCACCATGACCTTCGTCTCGACCGGCGTGGTGCAGAAGAGCGCCACCGACTTCGTCGTGACCGGCGACCTGACGATCCGCGGCATCTCCAAGTCGGTCGAGCTCGCGACCGAGTTCCTCGGTGAGGGGGGCGACCCGTGGGGTGGCACCCGGGTCGGTGTCGAGGCCACGACCCAGATCAGCCGCAAGGAGTTCGGCATCGACTTCAACATGCCCGTCGAGGGCTCCGACAAGCTCATGATCGGCGACAAGATCTCGATCCACATCAACGCCGAGGCTGTGCTCCAGGCCTGA
- a CDS encoding SDR family oxidoreductase: MAGRFDGQVAIVTGASRGIGLAIAQRFVADGGKVCITARKAEALAEAVESLGGSEHAIFVAGSADDEAHQDETVATTLAAFGRIDFLVNNTGINPTYGRMIDVDLGAAEKTMRVNVVSAIAWAQKVYHAWLGDHGGAIVNIASVAGLLPAPGIGVYGASKAALIHVTEELAVELGPDIRVNAVAPAVVKTKFATALYEGREEEVAAAYPLKRLGEPDDIGSVVTFLLSQDSAWVTGQTITIDGGVTLTGGV, translated from the coding sequence ATGGCGGGTCGTTTCGACGGCCAGGTCGCGATCGTCACCGGTGCGAGCCGGGGGATCGGTCTCGCTATCGCCCAGCGGTTCGTGGCCGATGGCGGCAAGGTGTGCATCACGGCCCGCAAGGCCGAGGCGCTCGCCGAGGCGGTCGAGTCGCTCGGCGGTTCCGAGCACGCGATCTTCGTGGCTGGCAGTGCCGATGACGAGGCGCACCAGGACGAGACCGTCGCGACGACGTTGGCGGCCTTCGGTCGGATCGACTTCCTGGTCAACAACACGGGCATCAACCCGACGTACGGGCGGATGATCGACGTTGACCTCGGCGCTGCTGAGAAGACCATGCGGGTCAACGTGGTCTCCGCGATTGCGTGGGCGCAGAAGGTCTATCACGCCTGGCTGGGCGACCACGGTGGCGCGATCGTCAACATCGCCTCCGTGGCAGGCCTCCTGCCGGCGCCCGGCATCGGTGTCTACGGGGCGTCCAAGGCCGCGTTGATCCACGTGACGGAGGAGCTCGCGGTCGAGCTCGGCCCCGACATTCGGGTCAATGCCGTGGCGCCTGCGGTCGTCAAGACCAAGTTCGCGACGGCGTTGTACGAAGGCAGGGAGGAGGAGGTCGCGGCGGCGTACCCCCTCAAGCGTCTGGGCGAGCCGGACGACATCGGCTCGGTCGTCACGTTCCTGCTGTCGCAGGACTCCGCCTGGGTCACGGGCCAGACCATCACGATCGATGGTGGCGTGACGCTCACCGGGGGCGTCTAG
- a CDS encoding TetR/AcrR family transcriptional regulator: MTTITARERLINAAVEAFAEKGFAGTTTRDIASRAGMSPAAVYVHHDSKESLLFTVSLNGHRKALDVITTAAASSADPIERLRTMVYEFSLWHADNSRVGRIVQYEYHALTADHRTDVAGYRRSIEKAMQDALADGVDQGVLDVDDVPGTAFSLLSLGVDLVRWFEPGGSRSGPELATLHADLAVRMTRPNSR; encoded by the coding sequence ATGACCACGATCACGGCACGCGAACGACTCATCAACGCCGCGGTCGAGGCGTTCGCCGAGAAGGGCTTCGCCGGGACCACGACCCGAGACATCGCCTCACGGGCGGGCATGAGCCCCGCGGCGGTCTATGTCCATCACGACTCCAAGGAGAGCCTGCTGTTCACGGTGAGCCTCAACGGGCACCGCAAGGCCCTGGACGTCATCACCACTGCCGCCGCGTCGAGCGCCGACCCGATCGAGCGACTCCGCACGATGGTCTACGAGTTCAGCCTCTGGCACGCCGACAACAGTCGGGTCGGACGCATCGTGCAGTACGAGTACCACGCGCTGACCGCCGATCACCGGACCGATGTCGCGGGGTACCGCCGAAGCATCGAGAAGGCCATGCAGGACGCCCTGGCCGACGGCGTCGACCAGGGAGTCCTGGATGTTGATGACGTTCCGGGGACCGCGTTCTCGCTGCTGTCCCTGGGCGTCGATCTGGTGCGTTGGTTCGAGCCGGGCGGCTCCCGGTCGGGTCCTGAGCTGGCAACCCTGCACGCAGATCTCGCGGTGAGGATGACCCGGCCCAACAGCCGCTAG
- a CDS encoding acetyl-CoA C-acetyltransferase, with amino-acid sequence MPEAVIVATARSPIGRAVKGSLKDMRPDDLTVQMVEAALGKVPELDRHDIMDLHLGVGQPAGESGNNLGRIVSVMAGMDHVPGVTVNRYCSSSLQTTRMAFHAIKAGEGDVFISAGVETVSRFANGMADSASTFNPLFNDALARTEKRSEGGADAWHDPREDGSIPNAYIAMGQTAENVQQLIGMSRQEQDEFGVRSQNLAEKAINDGFWAKDITPVTLPDGTIVSTDDGPRAGVTLEGVSQLKPVFRPDGTITAANCCALNDGAAALVIMSDTKAKALGLTPLARIVSTGVTGLSPEIMGLGPVEAVKQALRHANMDIGDIDLFEINEAFAVQALGSAQALGIPIDKLNINGGAIAIGHPFGMTGARITSTLINSMQHHDKQFGVETMCVGGGQGMAMVLERLS; translated from the coding sequence ATGCCCGAAGCAGTAATTGTGGCCACCGCGCGCTCGCCGATCGGTCGCGCCGTCAAGGGATCGCTCAAGGACATGCGTCCTGACGACCTGACGGTCCAGATGGTCGAAGCCGCGCTCGGCAAGGTGCCGGAGCTGGATCGCCACGACATCATGGACCTCCACCTCGGCGTCGGCCAGCCGGCCGGTGAGTCGGGCAACAACCTGGGTCGGATCGTCTCGGTCATGGCTGGCATGGACCACGTTCCCGGCGTGACGGTCAACCGCTACTGCTCCTCGAGCCTGCAGACGACCCGCATGGCCTTCCACGCGATCAAGGCCGGCGAGGGCGATGTCTTCATCTCGGCGGGCGTCGAGACCGTGAGCCGGTTCGCCAACGGCATGGCCGACTCGGCGAGCACCTTCAACCCGTTGTTCAACGATGCTCTGGCCCGCACGGAGAAGCGCTCCGAAGGTGGGGCCGACGCATGGCACGACCCGCGCGAGGACGGTTCGATCCCCAATGCGTACATCGCGATGGGACAGACCGCCGAGAACGTTCAGCAGCTCATCGGCATGAGCCGCCAGGAGCAGGACGAGTTCGGCGTCCGCAGCCAGAACCTGGCCGAGAAGGCCATCAACGACGGCTTCTGGGCCAAGGACATCACTCCGGTCACGCTGCCCGACGGCACTATCGTCAGCACCGACGACGGACCCCGCGCCGGCGTGACCCTCGAAGGCGTCTCGCAGCTCAAGCCGGTGTTCCGGCCGGACGGCACGATCACGGCCGCCAACTGCTGCGCGCTCAACGACGGCGCCGCGGCGCTCGTCATCATGAGCGACACCAAGGCCAAGGCTCTGGGCCTGACCCCGCTGGCACGGATCGTGTCGACCGGTGTGACGGGTCTGTCGCCCGAGATCATGGGTCTTGGACCGGTCGAGGCCGTCAAGCAGGCTCTGCGCCACGCCAACATGGACATCGGCGACATCGACCTGTTCGAGATCAACGAGGCTTTCGCGGTGCAGGCGCTCGGTTCGGCGCAGGCTCTCGGCATCCCGATCGACAAGCTCAACATCAACGGTGGAGCTATTGCGATTGGTCACCCGTTCGGCATGACCGGTGCACGTATCACCAGCACGCTGATCAACTCGATGCAGCACCACGACAAGCAGTTCGGCGTCGAGACGATGTGTGTCGGCGGCGGACAGGGTATGGCGATGGTCCTGGAGCGTCTGTCCTGA